The genomic DNA GGCCGCGAACAATTACTGGAAAATTTAGTTGGTGCTATGCAGGCACCATCAGCAACATTTGTGCGTTTACTGAGTGCTGTGCCTACTGGTTTTGTACGAGCTCTGGCAGCAGTGCGCGATAAAAAATTGGCACAATCTTAATCTATTCACCCATCACTACAACAAAAGGAGATTCTCATGAATAAAACGGAAATTATGGACGCTATTGCCTCAATGTCAGTTCTGGACCTTTCAGAACTCATCAAAGATATGGAAGAAAAATTCGGCGTGTCCGCCGCTGCGCCGGTAGCAGTTGCCGCTGCGGCATCTGGTGACGCCGCAGCGCCAAGCGAAGAAAAAACGCAATTTGACGTGATGCTGACCGCAATTGGCGACAGCAAAGTGTCGGTCATTAAAGTTGTGCGTCAAATCACCGGGTTAGGCTTAAAAGAGGCCAAAGAGCTGGTGGAAAGTGCTCCCAAAGCTATCAAAGAAGGCATTGCTAAAAGTGAAGCAGAGGAGATGGCAAAGCAGTTACAAGAAGCTGGCGCCTCTAGCGAGGTCAAGTAACATATTTTCTTTTTATCCCTGCTCGCTTATCGCTTCGGCGATGGCGGGACTTAACTTTTGTCAAAATTCTTTGGGAGTTCCGGCATGAACTTAACGTATAACGAAAAAAAGCGGCCCCGCCGTTCTTTCGCCTCGCAGTCTGCAATGACTACTATTCCGCCGCTGGTGCAGTTGCAAAAACATTCTTATGTGGGCTTTTTGCAAAAAGACACGCCGCAGAATGAGCGCGCGTTGCAGGGATTGCAAAACGCTTTTCATTCGGTTTTTCCGATTGAATCTAGTTCCGGTGCTGTCGTGCTAGAGTTTAAGCAATACGAATTGCGTGACCCAGTGTACACCGTTCAGGAATGTAAATTACGTGGCTTGACTTATCAAGCATCGGTATACGCTTTGATAGACATGGTGATGTACGATAAAAAAGGAGGTAGCGTCAAGGAAACCAAAGAAGAATTGGTGTATATGGGCGAGTTGCCATTGATGACTAACGATGGTTCTTTTGTTATCAACGGCACCGAACGCGTGGTGGTTTCGCAATTGCATCGTTCACCGGGTGTCTTTTTTGAGCATGATTCAGGGCGCAACACTACTACCGGCAAATATTTATATAACGCTCGCGTTATTCCTTATAGCGGCGCTTGGTTGGATTTTGAATTTGACAAGCGTGACGTACTATATTTTCGTATTGACCGGCGACGCAAGATGCCGGTTACTATTTTGCTCAAAGCGCTACGCTATACCAAAGAATCTATTTTGCGCCACTTTTATGAGTTTGAAAAGTTTGACTTAGGTAAAGAGCCAGGGCAAGCAACTTATCAGTTACAGGGTAAATTTTTGTTAAACGTATCTTTGCCTTTCGATATTTGTGACGCTAAAGGTAAAGTTGTGGTCAACAAGGCACAACGGATTAAAAAAATTGATGTCACTCGCCTAGCTGACAGTGAAGGCACTTTTCATTCGATCCCAGAGGCTTTTTTACATGGTCGTCGGCTTGCTGCTGACATTTTTTCTGCTGACGGCGAATTGCTAGCTAAGATTAATGCCGAGATTGATGAGGCATTGTTGGCTGATTTGCGGGGTGCAGGAATACAACAGTTGGAAACACTGTATATCAATGAATTTGATTGTGGTCCTTTTATTGCGCAGACGCTTGCATTGGACGAAAAGTTAGATGAAGACATGTCACGGACGGCTATTTACCGCATGTTGCGTCCTGGTGATCCACCTAATAATGAGGTGGTTAATAGCTATCTGGATACTGTTTTTCATGACTCTTCTGTTTATGATCTGTCTCGTGTAGGGCGGATGAAATTCAACCGCCGCCTGTATCCAGACAGACCACCTATGGAATATCGCGTTGTGCTTAGTGATCAGTCAGGCAAATCAGTGAACAAAACCGTTTCGCAAGCGGTTATGCCGCTGCTGGTTGAAACTGGCTGTTTTGCCGATAAAGACGCTGCTGCCGAGTATTTGGAATATGTAAAAAAATACGGTGGTAAGCGTCCTTTGATTGAAAACTTGACTCGTGAACAGGCAGATAAAATTGCAGCTACGTTGTCAAAGGCGCTACCTTGCGAAGTCTCTCGCCAGACTACGCTGTCGCGTTCGGATGTGCTTAAAGTGGTGAAGTATCTTGTGGATTTGCGTAATGGTAAAGAAAAAACAGATGATATTGATAGTTTGTCCAATCGGCGGGTTCGTGCTGTTGGCGAATTCATAGAAAATCACTATCGTCAGGGATTGCAGCGCGTTAATCGAGCTATTCGCGATCGCCTATCTCGTGCTGAGGTGGATGACCTGATGCCGCATAATCTTATTAGCGCCAAGGCTATTAGTTCATCAGTGGCAGAATTTTTTAATGGTAACCAATTGTCGCAGTTTATGGATCAAACTAATCCATTGTCCGAGATTACGCATAAGCGTCGCGTTTCTGCTTTTGGCGTTGGCGGTCTCAATCGCGACCGTGTTGGTTTTGAAGTGCGAGACGTACATCCTTCGCACTATGGTCGCGTTTGCCCAATCGAAACGCCGGAAGGCCCCAATATTGGTCTAATCAATTCTATGTCGTTGTATGCCAGCGTTAATGAATACGGTTTTTTGCAGACGCCGTATGTACATGTCCGAAACGGTGTGGTAACCGACAAAGTGGTTAATTTATCCGCTATTGATGAAGCTGGATGCGTTATCGCTCCGGCCACCAGTAAGCGTGATAGCAAAGGCCGCTTTGTTGATAAATTGGTTTCGGCACGACGTGACGGCGAATATATTTTGTGTTTTGCGGAGGAAGTGGATTACATTGATGTCGCACCTTCGCAAATATCTTCGGTAGCAGCGTCTTTGGTTCCCTTTATAGAACACGATGACGCCAATCGTGCCCTAATGGGATCTAATATGCAACGCCAGGGAGTTCCCTGTCTGGTGCCGGAAAAACCGCTGGTAGGTACTGGACTGGAACGTTTGGTAGTTAATGACTCAGGATCCGTTATACAGGCTGCTCGCGGTGGTGTGGTAAGTTATGTGGATAGCAATCGTATTGCTGTGAGGGCTGCGGCCAAGGAGATTCGCTCCGGCGAAAGTGGCGTGGATATTTACAATTTGTTCCGTCATACGCGTTCTAATCAAAATACCGATATTAGTCACCGTCCTATTGTGCGTGAGGGTGACAATATAGCTGCCGGTGATGTCATTGCTGACGGCTCCTGTACTGACTTGGGCGAACTGGCTCTGGGACAAAACTTGCTAGTGGCTTTTTTGCCGTGGAACGGTTACAACTTTGAAGATTCCATTCTTATTTCCGAGAAAGTTGCCATAGAAGAACGATTTTCTTCCATTCACATTATTGAAGAAATTGTGCATGCCCGAAGCACTCAGTTGGGAGATGAAGAAATTACCAGCGACATTCCTCATCAATCCGACGCGTCTTTGGTCAACTTAGATTCAGAAGGTATTGTGCATGTAGGTATGGAAGTGAAGCCGGGAGATATTTTGGTTGGGAAAATAACGCCTAAAGGCGAGCGCCAACTTACACCGGAAGAAAAGTTATTGCGTGCTGTTTTTGGTGAGAAAGCTGCCGATGTCAAGGACACATCATTGCGGATGCCGCCGGGAGCATCAGGTGTGGTGATTGATGTCAGAGTGTTTACCGGTGATGAGGCCAAAAAGAAGAAGAAGAAAAGCGGTAGCCGAGTTGCCAATATTCAAGACAGTGAAATCAAGGAATTTGCCCGCAACCAATCCGAAACTTTGCAAATTTTGGAAGAAGATGCCATCGTTCGCATTCGTGGACTGGTCAAAGGTAAAAAAGCCGCTGCTGCGATTGGCACTGTCATAAAAAGCAACGAGGTTTTGACCGATGTGCGGTTGAAGGCACTAAGCTCGGAACAATGGTCCAAAATTCGCGTTCAGGATGAAAAAATAAATAGCGAAATTGAGGGCATTGAAAAATCGCTGAATGAAGTGCGCACCAAACAAAAAGAGGAATACAAAGCCTATAGCCAGAAAATACGTGAAGGACATGTGTTACCACAGGGTATTTTAAAAACTATCAAAGTATATATTGCTATTAAGCGCAATTTGCAAGTTGGTGACAAAATGGCGGGACGTCACGGTAATAAAGGTGTGGTGTCAAAAATTGTACCAATGGAAAGCATGCCCTATCTCAAAGACGGTACGCCGGTAGATGTGGTGCTGAGTCCGCTGGGGGTGCCGTCTCGAATGAACGTAGGACAGATTTTGGAAACCAATTTGGGTCTGGCTGCTAAAGGTCTGGGTAATAAAATTACGAGTCTGTTGCAAGAAGAAAAAGAAAATCAAGTAAAAGAAATTCGATCGTTCTTAGGTAAGGTGTTCAAAAATGATGTGCGGTTTGAAGACAAAAAATTGACTGATGATGAAGTAATTGAAATGGCGTCAAACTTGAAAAAAGGAGTGCCGTTTGCTACCCCGATTTTTGATGGTGCTTCTGAAGACGATATTGGCAATATGTTGGAGCTGGCTGATTTACCGCGCAATGGACAGATGACGCTGTACGATGGTTACTCAGGTGAGCAATTTGAGCGGCCAGTGACCGTGGGATGTATGTATATGCTTAAGTTGCACCATCTGGTGGACGAAAAAATGCATGCGCGTTCCACAGGACCTTATTCTTTAGTCACTCAGCAACCGTTGGGCGGGAAGGCTCAGCGTGGCGGGCAACGCTTTGGTGAGATGGAGGTGTGGGCGCTGGAGGCTTATGGCGCAGCTTACACATTGTGTGAGATGTTGACCGTAAAATCGGATGATGTTTTCTGGCGGGCAAAGATGTTTGAAGGAATTACTGAGGATGATTTCCGACTTAAAAGCGGCGTTCCGGAATCATTTAGCGTCTTGGTGCAGGAAATTCGCGCCATGGGCATAGATATGGATTTTGAATAGGAGATAGTCATGCAAAAACAAAACCTTTTTGGTATTTTAGAAGGTGCCGACAAAAAAGAGAACTTTTCGGCGATCTGTCTAAATTTGGCTTCCCCAGAAAAAATTCGCTCGTGGTCTTACGGCGAAGTCAAAGTTCCGGAAACAATTAATTACCGCACATTTCGTCCCGAAGTAGGTGGTCTATTTTGTGCCAAAATTTTTGGTCCGACCAAAGATTATGAATGCATT from Candidatus Persebacteraceae bacterium Df01 includes the following:
- the rplL gene encoding 50S ribosomal protein L7/L12, which produces MNKTEIMDAIASMSVLDLSELIKDMEEKFGVSAAAPVAVAAAASGDAAAPSEEKTQFDVMLTAIGDSKVSVIKVVRQITGLGLKEAKELVESAPKAIKEGIAKSEAEEMAKQLQEAGASSEVK
- the rpoB gene encoding DNA-directed RNA polymerase subunit beta, translating into MNLTYNEKKRPRRSFASQSAMTTIPPLVQLQKHSYVGFLQKDTPQNERALQGLQNAFHSVFPIESSSGAVVLEFKQYELRDPVYTVQECKLRGLTYQASVYALIDMVMYDKKGGSVKETKEELVYMGELPLMTNDGSFVINGTERVVVSQLHRSPGVFFEHDSGRNTTTGKYLYNARVIPYSGAWLDFEFDKRDVLYFRIDRRRKMPVTILLKALRYTKESILRHFYEFEKFDLGKEPGQATYQLQGKFLLNVSLPFDICDAKGKVVVNKAQRIKKIDVTRLADSEGTFHSIPEAFLHGRRLAADIFSADGELLAKINAEIDEALLADLRGAGIQQLETLYINEFDCGPFIAQTLALDEKLDEDMSRTAIYRMLRPGDPPNNEVVNSYLDTVFHDSSVYDLSRVGRMKFNRRLYPDRPPMEYRVVLSDQSGKSVNKTVSQAVMPLLVETGCFADKDAAAEYLEYVKKYGGKRPLIENLTREQADKIAATLSKALPCEVSRQTTLSRSDVLKVVKYLVDLRNGKEKTDDIDSLSNRRVRAVGEFIENHYRQGLQRVNRAIRDRLSRAEVDDLMPHNLISAKAISSSVAEFFNGNQLSQFMDQTNPLSEITHKRRVSAFGVGGLNRDRVGFEVRDVHPSHYGRVCPIETPEGPNIGLINSMSLYASVNEYGFLQTPYVHVRNGVVTDKVVNLSAIDEAGCVIAPATSKRDSKGRFVDKLVSARRDGEYILCFAEEVDYIDVAPSQISSVAASLVPFIEHDDANRALMGSNMQRQGVPCLVPEKPLVGTGLERLVVNDSGSVIQAARGGVVSYVDSNRIAVRAAAKEIRSGESGVDIYNLFRHTRSNQNTDISHRPIVREGDNIAAGDVIADGSCTDLGELALGQNLLVAFLPWNGYNFEDSILISEKVAIEERFSSIHIIEEIVHARSTQLGDEEITSDIPHQSDASLVNLDSEGIVHVGMEVKPGDILVGKITPKGERQLTPEEKLLRAVFGEKAADVKDTSLRMPPGASGVVIDVRVFTGDEAKKKKKKSGSRVANIQDSEIKEFARNQSETLQILEEDAIVRIRGLVKGKKAAAAIGTVIKSNEVLTDVRLKALSSEQWSKIRVQDEKINSEIEGIEKSLNEVRTKQKEEYKAYSQKIREGHVLPQGILKTIKVYIAIKRNLQVGDKMAGRHGNKGVVSKIVPMESMPYLKDGTPVDVVLSPLGVPSRMNVGQILETNLGLAAKGLGNKITSLLQEEKENQVKEIRSFLGKVFKNDVRFEDKKLTDDEVIEMASNLKKGVPFATPIFDGASEDDIGNMLELADLPRNGQMTLYDGYSGEQFERPVTVGCMYMLKLHHLVDEKMHARSTGPYSLVTQQPLGGKAQRGGQRFGEMEVWALEAYGAAYTLCEMLTVKSDDVFWRAKMFEGITEDDFRLKSGVPESFSVLVQEIRAMGIDMDFE